From a single Rhinolophus ferrumequinum isolate MPI-CBG mRhiFer1 chromosome 15, mRhiFer1_v1.p, whole genome shotgun sequence genomic region:
- the PSKH1 gene encoding serine/threonine-protein kinase H1 isoform X5 — translation MGCGTSKVLPEPPKDVQLDLVKKVEPFSGTKSDVYKHFITEVDSVGPLKAGLPAANQCANSGPGAPTTGHTQPPSEPPRRARVAKYRAKFDPRVTAKYDIKALIGRGSFSRVVRVEHRTTRQPYAIKMIETKYREGREVCESELRVLRRVRHANIIQLVEVFETQERVYMVMELATGGELFDRIIAKGSFTERDATQVLQMVLDGVRYLHALGITHRDLKPENLLYYHPGTDSKIIITDFGLASARKKGDDCLMKTTCGTPEYIAPEVLVRKPYTNSVDMWALGVIAYILLSGTMPFEDDNRTRLYRQILRGKYSYSGEEAQVKMEKVRPKGKKPLKGPLRSGAATVGHWNSVALGTLPGPACPTWPRTSLTAC, via the exons ATGGGCTGTGGGACAAGCAAGGTCCTTCCCGAGCCGCCCAAGGATGTGCAGCTGGATCTGGTTAAGAAGGTGGAACCCTTCAGCGGCACTAAGAGCGATGTGTACAAGCACTTCATCACGGAGGTGGACAGTGTCGGCCCCCTCAAAGCCGGGCTCCCGGCAGCCAATCAGTGTGCCAACTCCGGCCCTGGTGCCCCCACTACTGGCCACACACAGCCTCCCTCGGAACCACCGCGCAGGGCCAGGGTGGCTAAGTACAGGGCCAAGTTCGACCCACGTGTGACGGCCAAGTACGACATCAAAGCCCTGATTGGCCGCGGCAGCTTCAGCCGAGTGGTACGTGTGGAGCACCGGACAACCCGGCAGCCCTATGCCATCAAGATGATCGAGACCAAGTACCGGGAGGGGCGGGAGGTGTGTGAGTCGGAGCTGCGCGTGCTGCGCCGCGTGCGCCATGCCAACATCATCCAGCTGGTCGAGGTGTTTGAGACTCAGGAGCGTGTGTACATGGTGATGGAGCTGGCCACCGGCGGAGAGCTCTTTGACCGTATCATTGCCAAGGGTTCTTTCACGGAGCGGGACGCCACGCAGGTGCTGCAGATGGTACTGGATGGCGTCCGGTATCTGCACGCACTGGGCATCACGCACCGAGACCTGAAGCCTGAGAACCTGCTCTACTACCACCCGGGCACTGACTCCAAGATCATCATCACTGACTTTGGCCTGGCCAGTGCGCGCAAGAAGGGCGACGACTGCCTGATGAAGACCACCTGCGGCACGCCCGAGTACATCGCCCCAGAGGTCCTGGTCCGGAAGCCTTACACCAACTCCGTGGACATGTGGGCCCTGGGCGTCATCGCCTACATCCTGCTCAGTGGCACCATGCCCTTCGAGGATGACAATCGCACCCGGCTGTACCGGCAGATCCTCAGGGGCAAGTACAGTTACTCGGGGGAG GAAGCGCAAgtgaagatggagaaagtgaGGCCAAAAGGCAAAAAGCCACTAAAGGGTCCATTGAGGAGTGGGGCTGCCACTGTGGGCCACTGGAACTCAGTCGCACTGGGGACGCT